One Amorphoplanes digitatis genomic window carries:
- a CDS encoding adenosine deaminase → MTDLTSFIAGLPKAELHVHHVGSASPRIVAELAARHEGASPVPADPAALADYFAFRDFGHFIEVYLSVVDLIRDDEDVRTLTYEVARELARQQVRYAELTITPYSHVRRGIPAAEFCAAIEDARRSAAADFGIDLRWCFDIPGEAGLPAAEETLRIALEERPDGLISFGLGGPEVGVPRPQFKPYFDKARAAGLRSVPHAGETTGPETIWSALRDLGAERIGHGVSAAGDPELMAYLADNQVPLEVCPTSNVRTRAVPSLDEHPLPALVAAGVPVTINSDDPPMFGTTLEEEYAVAARLLGLDTAGVAELARAAVRASFLPAGGKSALLAEIDGYAAG, encoded by the coding sequence TTGACCGATCTGACCTCGTTCATCGCCGGGCTGCCCAAGGCCGAGCTGCACGTGCACCACGTCGGATCCGCCTCGCCGCGCATCGTCGCCGAGCTGGCGGCCCGGCACGAGGGCGCGAGCCCGGTGCCGGCCGACCCGGCGGCGCTCGCCGACTACTTCGCGTTCCGCGACTTCGGCCACTTCATCGAGGTCTACCTCAGCGTGGTCGATCTGATCCGTGACGACGAGGACGTCCGGACGCTCACCTACGAGGTGGCCCGGGAGCTGGCCCGTCAGCAGGTCCGGTACGCCGAGCTGACCATCACGCCGTACTCGCACGTGCGGCGGGGCATCCCGGCGGCGGAGTTCTGCGCGGCCATCGAGGACGCCCGCAGGAGCGCCGCCGCCGACTTCGGGATCGACCTGCGCTGGTGCTTCGACATCCCGGGCGAGGCGGGGCTGCCGGCCGCCGAGGAGACGCTGCGGATCGCGCTCGAGGAGCGGCCCGACGGGCTGATCAGCTTCGGACTGGGCGGCCCGGAGGTCGGCGTGCCGCGGCCGCAGTTCAAGCCGTACTTCGACAAGGCCCGCGCGGCCGGGCTGCGCAGCGTCCCGCACGCGGGTGAGACCACCGGGCCGGAGACGATCTGGTCCGCGCTGCGCGACCTGGGCGCCGAGCGCATCGGGCACGGCGTCTCCGCCGCCGGCGACCCGGAGCTGATGGCCTACCTGGCCGACAACCAGGTGCCGCTGGAGGTCTGCCCGACCTCGAACGTGCGGACCCGTGCCGTGCCGAGCCTCGACGAGCATCCGCTGCCGGCCCTGGTCGCCGCGGGCGTGCCCGTGACGATCAACTCCGACGACCCGCCGATGTTCGGCACCACCCTGGAGGAGGAGTACGCGGTGGCCGCGCGACTGCTCGGCCTCGACACGGCCGGGGTGGCCGAGCTGGCCCGCGCGGCGGTGCGCGCCTCGTTCCTCCCGGCCGGCGGCAAGTCCGCCCTACTTGCCGAGATCGACGGCTACGCCGCCGGCTAG